In a genomic window of Chryseobacterium sp. G0162:
- a CDS encoding sensor histidine kinase, whose protein sequence is MPTIKKIIFLFITFFTLSCREKKENFYFEKVTPPKEEPTKVWLRKNENYNADKERYLKVFLDYYQSKMAKGDYSDASKILDLVTTKFIYFYDFDPRLTNVVKEFDERYRRELPLIKTIYIDSYYGNLEFDRDHLNKAKDYFLKITALEPDDYKSCYKIARAYYDLSYTYFVLGDLKNSIEANEKSRNYSIRIRDRESIASVESNYVNIYKANGSFQKAVASADEAIKISKEIGNTYDYFMGKYNKCSVYGFFNQHQLKNKYIHETYKEYLASQYDNDVLLLGISDYEIEALIEENRLNEAQIVLDRIKPVAEKNTSQNWQKDYQATLALYQIARDVKTCNTKYIENSLPNLLEHKNYERANLFYNVLLEKAIQSRDPDKVVFYNNEVYRTKDSLSSAKSKLINLELAAKYETKEKEQEIKLQQETIINKNAVIVALILVFIALLLAIIIYYLKQKQKKLSLEKERSLQFTKNLLDKTEEERKRIASDLHDSVSHELLSLKHSFEVSQLQLNDKVDSIINDIRAISRNLHPVLFEKIGLEASLEQFIERIQNTHRFMISSEIHYQDGLTTEKELQIYRIVQEAVSNIIKYADAIAAKVILTENKDSVILEIMDNGKGFNVKETLEKKDAFGLHNIIERSKAIGGQATITSTEKGTKIVVQIKK, encoded by the coding sequence ATGCCTACGATTAAGAAAATCATATTCTTATTCATTACTTTTTTCACATTATCATGCAGAGAAAAAAAGGAAAATTTTTATTTTGAAAAAGTAACTCCGCCAAAAGAAGAGCCTACAAAAGTCTGGTTAAGAAAAAATGAAAACTATAACGCAGATAAAGAACGTTACCTGAAAGTTTTTTTAGACTACTATCAAAGTAAAATGGCAAAAGGTGATTATTCAGACGCTTCCAAAATTCTGGATTTAGTGACTACAAAATTTATTTATTTTTATGATTTTGACCCTCGTCTTACCAACGTTGTAAAAGAATTTGATGAAAGGTATAGAAGAGAATTACCACTGATAAAAACAATTTACATTGATAGTTATTATGGCAATTTAGAATTTGACAGAGACCATCTCAACAAGGCTAAGGATTACTTTTTAAAAATTACAGCCTTAGAACCGGATGATTATAAAAGCTGTTACAAAATAGCCCGTGCTTATTATGATTTATCATATACTTATTTTGTTTTAGGGGATTTAAAAAATAGCATAGAAGCGAATGAAAAATCAAGAAACTACTCCATAAGAATCAGAGATCGGGAAAGTATAGCTTCTGTAGAGTCGAATTATGTCAATATCTACAAAGCAAATGGTTCTTTCCAAAAGGCGGTCGCAAGTGCGGATGAAGCGATAAAGATCTCTAAGGAAATCGGGAACACCTATGATTATTTTATGGGCAAATACAACAAATGTTCTGTGTATGGTTTCTTTAATCAGCATCAGTTGAAAAATAAATACATCCACGAAACTTATAAAGAATATTTAGCCAGTCAATATGATAATGATGTACTTCTGCTTGGTATTTCAGATTACGAAATAGAAGCTTTAATTGAAGAAAATAGATTAAACGAGGCCCAAATAGTTTTAGACAGAATAAAGCCTGTTGCAGAAAAAAATACCTCTCAAAATTGGCAAAAGGATTACCAGGCAACATTAGCTTTATATCAAATCGCCAGAGATGTAAAAACGTGTAACACAAAATATATAGAAAATTCACTACCCAATTTGCTTGAACATAAAAACTACGAAAGAGCTAACCTATTTTATAATGTTTTATTAGAAAAAGCAATTCAAAGCAGAGATCCAGACAAGGTTGTTTTTTATAATAATGAAGTGTACCGTACAAAGGACAGCTTATCGAGCGCAAAAAGTAAGCTGATCAATTTAGAACTCGCAGCAAAATATGAAACGAAAGAAAAAGAGCAGGAAATTAAACTCCAACAAGAAACTATTATCAATAAAAATGCTGTTATTGTGGCTTTAATACTCGTTTTTATTGCCTTGTTATTAGCCATTATTATTTATTATTTAAAGCAAAAACAAAAGAAATTGTCTTTAGAAAAAGAAAGATCATTGCAATTTACCAAAAACCTTCTGGATAAAACCGAGGAAGAACGCAAAAGAATCGCCTCTGATCTCCATGACAGTGTGAGCCATGAACTATTGTCGCTTAAGCATTCGTTTGAGGTAAGCCAGCTTCAATTAAACGACAAGGTGGATAGCATTATTAATGACATCAGAGCCATCAGCAGAAATTTACATCCCGTTCTTTTTGAAAAAATAGGACTCGAAGCCAGTTTAGAACAATTCATAGAACGTATCCAAAATACCCATCGTTTTATGATCTCATCCGAAATCCATTACCAGGATGGTCTCACGACTGAAAAAGAATTACAAATCTATAGAATTGTGCAGGAAGCTGTTTCAAATATTATAAAATACGCGGATGCTATCGCCGCAAAAGTAATTTTAACAGAAAACAAAGACAGCGTTATTTTAGAAATTATGGATAATGGAAAAGGGTTTAATGTAAAGGAAACGCTGGAAAAAAAGGATGCTTTTGGTTTACACAATATCATAGAAAGAAGCAAAGCAATTGGTGGACAAGCCACTATCACATCCACTGAGAAAGGCACAAAAATAGTGGTACAAATAAAAAAATAA
- a CDS encoding LamG-like jellyroll fold domain-containing protein, translating to MKRKILLMPFKLNFQKIWVAYFLMIFQFGFSQQGSALDFDGANDYVNCGSILPTSYTKEAWIYVKSLSTQNNIISGGDSDGLHAFWIPNSSGKLSAGHNGGWFSVEDSVPLSINTWYHVAVTYDAATSTMKLYKNGELVDTNNDIDPVEGGNMVRLGAFNNAANSFTGTMDEVRIWNRALSPGEITSHMNCELSGPGIGLMAYYKFNQGVANANNASITTLQDSSGNNYNGTLIGFALNGNSSNWVGNSIINTGTTCSGSLNVSSVEKTKFKFFPNPATNKVFLRSEQPIVNVEVINFLGQTLIKQEISSGEAEINLSSLIPASYWIRVKTEKGIETIKIIKK from the coding sequence ATGAAAAGAAAAATACTTTTAATGCCTTTCAAACTAAATTTTCAAAAAATTTGGGTTGCCTATTTTTTAATGATTTTCCAATTTGGATTTTCTCAGCAAGGATCAGCGTTGGATTTTGATGGCGCAAACGATTATGTAAACTGTGGAAGCATTTTACCTACAAGTTATACCAAAGAAGCTTGGATTTATGTGAAAAGTTTAAGCACCCAGAACAACATTATCTCTGGTGGTGATTCGGATGGGCTGCACGCTTTCTGGATCCCCAATAGTTCCGGTAAACTTTCTGCTGGGCATAATGGTGGTTGGTTTAGTGTGGAAGACTCCGTGCCATTGTCTATTAATACTTGGTATCACGTTGCAGTAACTTATGATGCTGCTACTAGTACAATGAAATTGTATAAAAATGGAGAATTAGTTGATACCAATAATGATATTGACCCAGTTGAAGGAGGAAATATGGTTAGATTAGGCGCTTTTAATAATGCTGCCAATAGCTTTACAGGAACTATGGATGAAGTAAGAATCTGGAATAGAGCTTTATCTCCCGGTGAAATAACAAGCCATATGAATTGTGAGCTGTCGGGTCCGGGAATAGGATTAATGGCGTATTATAAATTCAATCAGGGCGTTGCTAATGCGAATAATGCTTCCATAACAACCTTGCAAGACAGCAGTGGAAATAATTACAATGGAACTCTTATTGGTTTTGCTTTAAACGGCAACTCTTCTAACTGGGTTGGCAATAGTATTATAAATACCGGGACTACATGTTCTGGTTCTTTAAATGTATCGTCAGTAGAAAAAACGAAATTTAAATTCTTTCCTAATCCTGCTACAAACAAGGTGTTCCTGAGATCCGAACAACCTATTGTAAATGTTGAAGTGATTAACTTTCTAGGACAAACTCTTATAAAACAGGAAATAAGCAGTGGGGAAGCAGAAATTAATTTGTCATCTCTTATTCCAGCCTCTTATTGGATTAGGGTAAAAACAGAAAAAGGTATTGAGACCATAAAAATCATTAAAAAATAA
- a CDS encoding ATP-dependent nuclease: MINKISKLTMKINCFRIQNFRRFKNILVDVESDISILVGANNSGKTSATHALDMFVNNQKDKFTIYDFNSSCWSIINDIGDDPNQSIIDDIELPQISLDLWFNIRETDLHRVLYLLPDLTWEGSIIGLRIVFQPKSSRETLVRFMESKAKVAKYVPKEKDKKYKPWPKNLIDFLSKHLSQEYEFRYYSLDQSKFDEQFNQKENYTPLLLQNDKSKPLVKSLLRVDTLHAQRYLSDQASNARSEDLSKCLSRFYKRNLEKREDDHDALSALFDSETQLNEHLKSVFNDMLERLGELGYPGVSNPHLVIKSALNPTTIMSQDTKVHYSMDGTSNGLTLPDNYNGLGFKNLIYMVVELLDLQAQWIDEKEDRALLQLIIIEEPEAHLHAQLQQVFIRQILNILKITDEDAYYYGMQLAVTTHSPHILYERGFKPVRYFRREGIAGTDQHSVALNLSTFYKDEPEKYFFERYMKMTHCDLFFADAAILVEGNVERILLPAMIEKSADNLTKAYLSILEVGGAYAYKFKSLIEFLGIPALVITDLDSVKQKTVDGSANMGDEDEDDEDVELEISDSAESGEIIKKYLIGKACLPDFENAITSNQTLVKWLPKKVLISDLLACNSENLIQNPTEASLSTVYITFQRMVEIIWGEEKHMVVGRTLEEAFGLENTEWCQSSEGKHVGLKLRTKPKSITELTEKIHKRVKSNSFNKTSFALGVLSSSSEEWIVPKYIEEGLKWLDRQVKVDIPIVPKEILEENIHSDMTSAEYESKKQSND; the protein is encoded by the coding sequence ATGATTAATAAAATCTCAAAACTAACCATGAAAATTAACTGTTTTAGGATTCAAAACTTCCGCCGTTTTAAAAATATTCTTGTGGATGTTGAGTCTGATATTTCTATTCTTGTTGGAGCTAATAACAGTGGTAAAACCTCAGCTACTCATGCCTTAGATATGTTTGTAAACAATCAAAAGGATAAATTCACTATTTATGATTTCAATTCAAGTTGTTGGTCAATTATTAATGACATTGGTGATGATCCTAATCAGAGTATTATTGATGATATTGAGCTTCCACAAATAAGTTTAGATTTATGGTTTAACATCAGAGAAACTGATTTGCACAGAGTTTTATATCTTTTGCCAGACTTAACTTGGGAAGGTTCAATAATTGGACTTAGAATTGTATTTCAGCCTAAAAGTAGTAGGGAAACATTAGTTAGATTTATGGAATCTAAAGCTAAGGTTGCTAAGTATGTGCCAAAAGAAAAAGATAAAAAATACAAGCCTTGGCCTAAAAATCTGATTGATTTTTTAAGTAAGCACTTAAGTCAGGAGTATGAATTTAGATATTATTCCCTAGATCAATCAAAGTTTGACGAACAATTTAATCAGAAAGAAAACTATACACCGCTTTTATTACAAAATGATAAGAGTAAACCATTAGTAAAATCACTACTTAGAGTAGATACTTTACATGCTCAAAGGTATCTTTCAGATCAAGCCTCAAACGCTCGATCTGAAGACCTTTCTAAGTGCTTGAGTCGTTTTTATAAAAGAAATCTTGAAAAAAGAGAAGATGACCATGATGCATTAAGTGCTTTATTTGACTCTGAAACCCAATTAAATGAACACTTAAAAAGTGTTTTTAATGACATGTTAGAAAGGCTTGGAGAATTGGGATACCCTGGTGTTTCCAATCCTCATCTAGTTATTAAATCAGCATTGAATCCAACTACTATAATGAGCCAAGATACAAAGGTTCATTATTCTATGGATGGGACTTCAAACGGACTTACGCTGCCGGATAACTATAATGGCTTAGGTTTTAAAAACTTAATATACATGGTTGTAGAACTATTAGATTTACAGGCCCAATGGATAGATGAAAAAGAAGATAGAGCCTTATTACAACTGATTATAATTGAAGAACCTGAAGCCCATTTGCATGCACAACTACAACAAGTCTTTATAAGGCAAATATTAAATATTTTGAAGATTACAGATGAAGATGCTTATTATTATGGAATGCAGTTAGCAGTAACAACACATTCACCTCATATTTTGTATGAAAGAGGTTTTAAACCTGTAAGATATTTTAGAAGAGAGGGGATTGCAGGTACTGACCAACATTCTGTTGCTTTAAATCTTTCTACATTTTATAAGGATGAGCCAGAAAAATATTTTTTTGAAAGATACATGAAAATGACACATTGTGATCTTTTTTTTGCAGATGCTGCAATTCTGGTTGAAGGAAATGTCGAAAGAATATTATTACCTGCGATGATTGAAAAATCTGCGGATAATTTAACCAAAGCCTATTTGAGTATTTTAGAAGTCGGTGGGGCTTATGCTTATAAGTTTAAAAGCTTGATCGAATTTTTAGGTATACCAGCGTTAGTTATTACTGATCTTGATAGTGTAAAACAAAAAACAGTAGATGGTAGTGCCAATATGGGTGATGAAGATGAAGACGATGAAGATGTTGAATTGGAAATTTCTGATTCTGCTGAATCTGGAGAAATAATAAAAAAATATCTTATAGGAAAAGCATGTCTACCTGACTTTGAAAATGCAATTACTTCTAACCAAACACTTGTTAAATGGCTGCCTAAGAAAGTATTAATTTCTGATCTTTTAGCTTGTAATAGTGAAAATCTAATTCAGAACCCAACAGAAGCTAGTTTGTCGACAGTATATATTACATTTCAAAGAATGGTAGAAATAATTTGGGGTGAGGAAAAACATATGGTAGTAGGTAGGACCTTGGAGGAAGCTTTTGGTTTAGAAAACACAGAATGGTGTCAGTCATCAGAGGGAAAACATGTGGGACTAAAACTTAGAACTAAACCTAAAAGCATAACTGAACTAACTGAAAAAATACATAAGCGTGTAAAATCTAATTCATTTAACAAAACAAGCTTTGCGTTAGGGGTTTTATCTTCAAGTTCAGAGGAGTGGATTGTGCCTAAATATATAGAAGAAGGGCTAAAATGGTTAGACCGTCAAGTAAAGGTAGATATTCCAATTGTACCTAAAGAAATACTGGAGGAAAATATTCATAGTGATATGACTAGCGCCGAGTATGAATCTAAAAAACAATCCAATGACTAA
- a CDS encoding UvrD-helicase domain-containing protein — translation MTKRLNSPDTEADVKLKTCLDKFPRVSFNMIAGAGSGKTTSLVKALNHIITTKGDVLRRRGQQVACITYTEIAAQEIWNDVESNPLVHVSTIHSFLWTIIKPFQKDIKKWVIQRIGEKQFDIKSKIDNPRTRISKDKLYRQLEKLNFQALTIESIPYFGYGTGSNYSKGILGHDDIIKLAISMIEDFKMLGTIVSQKYPYIFVDESQDTFPHIVTSFKKIDSLHSETFCLGFFGDPMQKIFPTGVGEIPVEEKWETITKPENFRCSQQILKTINAIRKPADGLEQIGGRIEEGEPVEGSSQIFILPIDEFRTENVNKVQQWMAESQKDVSWLSDNIKILVIVHRMAAIRLGFPNLYASMNDTAPSAFKDGLLDGSAWPLKPFMNFVLPVVEFYNKGSNFDILNILRNQCPKLSNGTLKGTELRKALVDLKIATDKLIEMMDISSNSTVLDVFKIIQDNNLIVLDERIVAHLSGTIASEFIEQNDGDDDSLAIEIDAMQRYFACKANEFLGYKKYCDDESPFATQQGIKGAEFEKVITILDDDESSHNLFSYDKYFGIIPLSDTDEKNIEDGKDNVIARTRRLFYVSCSRARKDLVVIYFNADVDAAKKLIGATDIFATANIYTVKDLSQN, via the coding sequence ATGACTAAAAGATTAAATTCTCCCGATACTGAAGCTGATGTTAAATTAAAAACCTGTTTAGACAAATTTCCTCGAGTAAGTTTTAATATGATTGCTGGTGCAGGTTCAGGTAAGACAACATCACTTGTTAAAGCATTAAATCATATAATCACAACAAAGGGGGATGTTTTGAGAAGAAGAGGGCAACAAGTAGCTTGTATTACTTATACTGAGATAGCTGCACAAGAAATTTGGAATGATGTTGAAAGTAATCCTCTTGTGCATGTTTCTACTATTCATAGCTTTCTTTGGACTATAATCAAACCTTTCCAAAAAGATATTAAGAAGTGGGTGATCCAGCGTATCGGTGAAAAACAGTTTGATATAAAATCAAAAATAGATAATCCACGTACAAGAATATCCAAAGATAAGCTTTATAGACAATTAGAAAAATTAAATTTTCAAGCATTAACAATCGAAAGTATACCTTATTTTGGTTATGGTACAGGTAGTAATTATAGTAAAGGTATTCTTGGACATGATGATATTATTAAATTGGCCATTTCAATGATTGAGGATTTTAAAATGCTTGGTACAATTGTTAGTCAAAAATATCCATATATATTCGTTGATGAAAGTCAGGATACTTTTCCACATATAGTTACCTCATTTAAAAAAATTGATTCATTACATAGTGAAACATTTTGTTTGGGTTTTTTTGGGGATCCCATGCAGAAAATTTTCCCGACTGGTGTCGGAGAAATTCCTGTTGAGGAAAAATGGGAGACGATTACTAAACCAGAGAATTTTAGATGCTCACAACAAATATTAAAAACTATAAATGCAATTAGAAAACCAGCAGATGGATTAGAGCAAATAGGAGGACGTATTGAGGAAGGTGAACCTGTAGAAGGAAGTTCACAAATATTTATATTACCAATCGATGAATTCCGAACTGAAAATGTGAACAAAGTTCAACAATGGATGGCTGAAAGTCAAAAAGATGTATCATGGCTGTCTGATAATATTAAAATTTTAGTTATTGTCCATAGAATGGCTGCTATTAGATTAGGATTCCCTAATCTTTATGCTTCAATGAATGACACTGCGCCTTCTGCATTTAAAGATGGACTTCTTGATGGTAGTGCTTGGCCACTCAAGCCATTTATGAATTTTGTTCTTCCAGTCGTAGAATTTTATAATAAGGGATCAAATTTCGATATTTTAAATATTCTTCGTAATCAATGTCCAAAATTATCAAATGGGACTTTAAAAGGGACCGAACTACGAAAGGCTTTGGTTGATCTAAAAATAGCCACTGACAAATTAATAGAGATGATGGATATTTCATCAAACTCTACTGTACTAGATGTATTTAAAATTATTCAAGATAATAATCTGATCGTTTTGGATGAAAGAATAGTTGCCCACTTAAGCGGAACAATAGCAAGCGAGTTTATTGAACAAAATGATGGTGATGATGATTCTTTAGCTATTGAGATAGATGCAATGCAAAGATACTTTGCATGCAAAGCAAACGAATTCTTAGGTTATAAAAAATACTGTGATGATGAATCTCCATTTGCGACACAGCAAGGTATTAAAGGAGCTGAATTCGAAAAAGTCATTACAATTTTAGATGATGATGAAAGTTCTCATAATCTTTTTTCATATGATAAATATTTTGGTATTATTCCTCTTTCAGATACAGATGAAAAAAATATTGAAGATGGAAAAGATAATGTGATAGCTAGAACCAGAAGACTTTTTTATGTTTCTTGTTCACGAGCGAGAAAGGATCTTGTGGTAATATATTTTAATGCAGATGTCGATGCCGCTAAAAAACTAATTGGAGCTACAGATATTTTTGCTACTGCTAATATTTATACTGTTAAAGATTTATCTCAAAATTGA
- a CDS encoding DUF3892 domain-containing protein — MAEFRISGIWLDSGGVITHYAIHTRKKNSKGDGYIIGLAEKYTKQAAVDLLLKQGNIAKTYLWNYNKRIWEAGAEVQVISGKPLFLKSNPDSTERDNLLHLINYGYIFK; from the coding sequence ATGGCAGAATTTAGAATTTCAGGAATTTGGTTAGATTCCGGAGGCGTAATTACACATTACGCAATCCACACTAGAAAAAAAAATAGTAAAGGAGATGGTTACATTATTGGCTTAGCAGAAAAATATACCAAGCAGGCTGCTGTTGATTTACTTTTAAAGCAGGGAAATATTGCTAAGACTTATTTATGGAACTATAATAAAAGAATCTGGGAGGCTGGAGCAGAAGTCCAGGTAATCAGTGGAAAACCGTTATTTTTAAAATCTAATCCGGACAGCACGGAAAGGGATAATCTTTTGCATCTTATTAATTACGGGTATATTTTTAAGTAA